A genome region from Alistipes dispar includes the following:
- a CDS encoding glycogen debranching enzyme N-terminal domain-containing protein, translating into MSALTFDKSELGNLEYSLQREMLATDRIGGYMSTTIVCCNTRRYHGLMVAPIDDSGRTYVLLSSLDETVIQHDQTFNLALHRFPGVYEPRGHKYITDFEYTPTPTITYRVGGVILRKEMLWIHKRTQLMIRYTLVDAHSETRLRLRPFLAFRDKHALTHANMEADGHSYPAVNGVKCRLYGSFPWLYLQTSKPGTEFVPAPDWYYNFEYLQDLARGYEGHEDLMTTGYFETELKKGESIIFSASLDEMGSTKTIEEVFAASIARRTHKIDFLSCLEHSARQFVIRRPGGRTEVIAGYPWHGVSGRQSFVALPGITLLQEHKEDCIDVLDTEVRNMRDGMFAATASAAVAADAPLWFFWTLQRLGGTIGDEAVWNRYGGAMKEVLEAYRRGIAGRVALHGNGLVWASSDEIPLTWMNSMIGGRPVTPRNGYQVEVNALWYNAVRYTLELARSQGDKAFVKAWEALPERIENAFRELFALPEGYLADYVDETGPDKSIRPNMILACSLPYKPVDDRMRIDVIRTVRQHLLTPKGLRTLSPRNPLYRGSQEGTPEERDFASKNGSVWPWLLSFYVRACFDIDGDSFLPQAEEILANFEEDIQSYGIGSIGELYDADPPYAARGAISQAWSVGAVLEIYHMVLTRRPAPEKTKGSATRKTAAKAGKTTEKAAKTPGKPAKDTAAKAATAGKSAAKTAEKSGKKAAEPAAGKARKATAPSGGTKKKTMK; encoded by the coding sequence ATGTCAGCACTTACCTTCGACAAAAGCGAATTGGGAAACCTGGAGTACTCGCTCCAGCGGGAGATGCTCGCTACGGACCGTATAGGCGGCTACATGAGCACCACCATCGTCTGCTGCAACACCCGCCGATACCACGGATTGATGGTCGCCCCCATCGACGACAGCGGCAGGACCTACGTCCTGCTGTCGTCGCTCGACGAGACGGTCATCCAGCACGACCAGACGTTCAACCTGGCCCTGCACCGCTTCCCGGGAGTGTACGAACCGCGCGGACACAAGTATATCACGGACTTCGAATACACGCCGACCCCGACGATCACCTACCGCGTGGGCGGCGTGATCCTCCGCAAGGAGATGCTGTGGATCCACAAGCGGACGCAGTTGATGATACGCTACACGCTCGTGGACGCCCACTCCGAGACCCGGCTGCGGCTGCGCCCGTTCCTCGCCTTCCGCGACAAACACGCGCTGACGCACGCCAACATGGAGGCCGACGGGCACTCCTACCCCGCGGTGAACGGCGTGAAGTGCCGCCTCTACGGCTCGTTCCCGTGGCTCTACCTCCAGACCAGCAAACCCGGCACGGAATTCGTTCCGGCCCCCGACTGGTACTACAACTTCGAATACCTGCAGGACCTCGCCCGCGGCTACGAGGGGCACGAGGATCTGATGACCACGGGCTACTTCGAAACGGAGCTGAAGAAAGGCGAAAGCATCATCTTCTCGGCCTCGCTCGACGAGATGGGTTCGACGAAGACCATCGAGGAGGTATTCGCCGCCTCGATCGCACGCCGCACGCACAAGATCGACTTCCTGAGCTGCCTCGAGCACTCGGCGCGCCAGTTCGTGATCCGCCGGCCGGGCGGCCGCACGGAGGTCATCGCAGGCTATCCGTGGCACGGCGTCTCGGGACGCCAGAGCTTCGTCGCCCTGCCGGGAATCACCCTGCTGCAAGAGCACAAGGAGGACTGCATCGACGTCCTCGACACCGAAGTGCGGAACATGCGCGACGGCATGTTCGCCGCAACGGCCTCGGCGGCCGTCGCGGCCGACGCCCCGCTGTGGTTCTTCTGGACTCTCCAGCGGCTCGGCGGGACGATCGGCGACGAGGCGGTGTGGAACCGCTACGGAGGCGCGATGAAGGAGGTGCTCGAAGCCTACCGCCGGGGTATCGCGGGACGGGTCGCCCTGCACGGCAACGGGCTCGTATGGGCGTCGTCCGACGAGATTCCCCTGACGTGGATGAACTCCATGATCGGCGGCCGGCCCGTCACGCCGCGCAACGGCTATCAGGTCGAGGTCAACGCCTTGTGGTACAACGCCGTCCGTTACACGCTCGAACTGGCGCGCAGTCAGGGCGACAAAGCCTTCGTCAAGGCGTGGGAGGCTCTTCCGGAGCGCATCGAAAACGCATTCCGGGAGCTGTTCGCCCTGCCCGAAGGCTATCTGGCCGACTACGTGGACGAGACGGGGCCCGACAAGAGCATCCGCCCGAACATGATCCTCGCCTGCAGCCTGCCCTACAAGCCCGTCGATGACCGGATGCGGATCGACGTGATCCGCACCGTCCGCCAACATCTGCTGACGCCCAAGGGTCTGCGGACGCTCTCGCCCCGCAACCCCCTCTACCGGGGTTCGCAGGAAGGTACGCCCGAGGAACGGGACTTCGCGTCGAAGAACGGTTCGGTATGGCCCTGGCTGCTCTCCTTCTACGTCAGGGCCTGCTTCGACATCGACGGGGACTCGTTCCTGCCGCAGGCCGAGGAGATTCTGGCGAACTTCGAGGAGGACATCCAGTCCTACGGCATCGGTTCGATCGGCGAACTCTACGACGCCGATCCTCCCTATGCGGCGCGCGGCGCGATCTCGCAGGCGTGGAGCGTAGGCGCGGTGCTCGAGATTTACCACATGGTGCTCACGCGCCGTCCCGCCCCGGAAAAGACGAAGGGCTCCGCAACGCGGAAAACGGCGGCGAAAGCCGGAAAGACAACGGAGAAGGCCGCCAAGACCCCCGGAAAGCCGGCAAAGGACACGGCCGCGAAAGCGGCAACCGCCGGGAAATCAGCCGCGAAAACCGCCGAGAAGAGCGGGAAGAAGGCTGCGGAACCGGCCGCAGGAAAAGCCCGGAAAGCGACGGCGCCCTCCGGCGGGACGAAGAAAAAAACGATGAAATAA
- the glgP gene encoding alpha-glucan family phosphorylase yields MSNARLAPDFLFEASWEVCNKVGGIHTVISTKAQTVTRKFGDRYILIGPDLSHEGTNPEFEEDQTLLKAWRQAVYSEGLRIRIGRWKIKGEPLAVLVDFTSLIPRKDEILTKLWESYHVDSLSGQWDYIEPVLFGYAAGTVIASYVKTFCSPTEKIVAHFHEWMSAAGGLYLRKYAPYVATVFTTHATVMGRCIAGNRLPLYSDLAKFNADELARQFNVTAKHSIEKTAAANHDAFLTVSDITANECKFLLGREPDGITPNGFENDFVWTGEEYYAKRDEARKALIAVAEACLGCRFASEPLIVGTSGRYEFRNKGIDVFIESLKKLAASDKLRREVLAYITVPAGNRGPRPDLQAHLADPAQPIDPAQYAHSTHLLENPAWDPIVNALKDSILTTPESKVKVIFVPTYLNRADGIFDKDYYELLAGMDLTVFPSYYEPWGYTPLESIAFSVPTITTTLAGFGIWAEKHREHAGVEVIRRDDYNDREVEEQIADALVRFAALDDKHVNEVRVSAADLSATALWEHLYPAYEQAYSEAVESSVVRTNRAVLDDGGSKTEQINFVRQQLFVEKPNWNRMMVDKTLPKRLHALEELSRNLWWSWNPGARDLFEGIDPALWAASDRNPIAFLDKLSVERLKELEHDPNFLAQLDAVHTQFRDYMNEKPDPKTTTISYFSMEYGLHSSLKIYSGGLGILAGDYLKEASDKNVPMAAVGLLYRYGYFTQRLSAQGAQEATYEAQNFYKLPISPVRDDTGGWMTVTIAFPGRTLSARIWKCQVGRTDLYLLDADFEANLEEDRQITYYLYGGDWENRLKQEILLGIGGIRALRKLGVRHDVYHCNEGHAAFIGIERIREMINHRRLSFSEALEVVRSSSLFTTHTPVPAGHDAFPEPMIRQYMSHYPDVLGITWEQYINLGKTNPNDPNEKFSMSVLACNLSQEVNGVSWLHGEVSKDILGNMWPGYFKNELHIGYVTNGVHFPTWIATSMRRLYARYFADGFEGHTYDIPAWQKVNAVPDAELWGERMKLKDKLIRHIRKRYSDPSQVRLESPAQMLRIIEGIKPEVLTIGFARRFATYKRAYLLFTNLDRLSEIVNNKERPVQFIFAGKAHPNDKPGQDLIKRIVEVSAMPQFVGKIIFLQNYDMELARRMVQGVDVWLNTPTRPLEASGTSGEKCVMNGVMQFSVLDGWWVEGYKEGAGWMLPMERTFSEQRYQDELDAEMIYNTIEEQIAPKYYARDAQGTPHEWVASIKKCVAEIASNFTTNRMLTDYENRFYDKLAARKRELCADTYRLAREIAAWKRKVSAAWDEVRVVDVERVMIDKEAVCVGEKYHFAVTVDVANLRPEDIGVEMVVAQQIVGGQSVNVTRTIQLARTRVEGRQVTYALDYTPEETGTYDVALRVYPSNPHLPHRMDFALVKWA; encoded by the coding sequence ATGAGCAACGCAAGACTCGCTCCCGACTTCCTGTTCGAGGCAAGCTGGGAGGTATGCAACAAAGTAGGCGGCATCCACACCGTCATCTCGACCAAGGCCCAGACCGTGACCCGGAAATTCGGGGACCGCTACATCCTGATCGGCCCCGACCTCTCGCACGAAGGGACGAATCCCGAGTTCGAGGAGGACCAGACCCTGCTCAAAGCCTGGCGTCAGGCGGTCTATTCGGAGGGCCTGCGCATCCGCATCGGCCGCTGGAAGATCAAGGGCGAGCCGCTGGCCGTGCTGGTGGACTTCACCTCGCTCATCCCGCGCAAGGACGAAATCCTCACCAAGCTCTGGGAGAGCTACCACGTCGATTCGCTCTCCGGGCAGTGGGACTACATCGAGCCGGTGCTCTTCGGCTACGCCGCGGGCACGGTGATCGCCTCCTACGTCAAGACCTTCTGCTCCCCGACCGAAAAGATCGTCGCCCACTTCCACGAATGGATGTCGGCCGCCGGAGGCCTCTACCTGCGCAAATACGCCCCCTACGTGGCCACGGTGTTCACCACGCACGCCACGGTCATGGGCCGCTGCATCGCCGGGAACCGCCTGCCGCTCTACAGCGACCTCGCGAAGTTCAACGCCGACGAACTGGCCCGCCAGTTCAACGTCACGGCCAAGCACTCGATCGAAAAGACCGCCGCGGCGAACCACGACGCCTTCCTCACCGTGAGCGACATCACGGCCAACGAATGCAAGTTTCTCCTGGGCCGCGAACCGGACGGTATCACGCCCAACGGTTTCGAGAACGACTTCGTATGGACCGGCGAGGAGTACTACGCCAAGCGCGACGAGGCCCGCAAGGCCCTGATCGCCGTAGCCGAGGCGTGCCTGGGATGCAGGTTCGCCTCCGAGCCGCTGATCGTCGGGACCAGCGGCCGCTACGAATTCCGCAACAAGGGCATCGACGTGTTCATCGAGTCGCTCAAGAAGCTCGCGGCGTCGGACAAGCTCCGGCGCGAGGTGCTCGCCTATATCACCGTGCCGGCCGGCAACCGCGGCCCGCGCCCCGACCTCCAGGCCCATCTGGCCGATCCCGCGCAGCCCATCGACCCGGCACAGTACGCCCACTCGACTCACCTGCTGGAGAATCCGGCATGGGACCCGATCGTGAACGCCCTGAAGGACAGCATTCTCACGACGCCCGAATCGAAGGTGAAGGTGATCTTCGTGCCGACCTACCTCAACAGGGCCGACGGCATCTTCGACAAGGACTACTACGAACTGCTCGCGGGCATGGACCTGACGGTCTTCCCCTCCTACTACGAGCCGTGGGGGTACACGCCGCTCGAGTCGATCGCCTTCTCCGTGCCGACGATCACCACGACGCTGGCCGGCTTCGGCATCTGGGCCGAAAAGCACCGCGAGCACGCCGGCGTGGAGGTGATCCGCCGTGACGACTACAACGACCGGGAGGTGGAGGAGCAGATCGCCGACGCGCTGGTGCGCTTCGCCGCGCTCGACGACAAGCACGTGAACGAAGTGCGCGTCTCGGCCGCCGACCTCTCGGCCACGGCGCTCTGGGAGCACCTCTACCCGGCCTACGAGCAGGCCTATTCCGAGGCGGTCGAGAGCTCCGTCGTGCGGACCAACCGCGCCGTGCTGGACGACGGGGGGTCGAAGACCGAACAGATCAACTTCGTGCGTCAGCAGCTTTTCGTCGAAAAGCCCAACTGGAACCGCATGATGGTCGATAAGACGCTGCCCAAACGGCTGCACGCCCTCGAGGAGCTGTCGCGCAACCTCTGGTGGAGCTGGAATCCCGGCGCCCGCGACCTGTTCGAAGGCATCGACCCCGCCCTGTGGGCCGCTTCGGACCGCAACCCGATCGCCTTCCTCGACAAGCTGAGCGTCGAACGGCTCAAAGAGCTCGAGCACGACCCGAACTTCCTCGCGCAGCTCGACGCCGTGCACACGCAGTTCCGCGACTACATGAACGAAAAGCCCGACCCGAAGACCACGACGATCTCCTACTTCTCAATGGAGTACGGACTCCATTCGTCGCTGAAGATCTATTCGGGCGGTCTGGGCATCCTGGCCGGCGACTACCTCAAGGAGGCTTCGGACAAGAACGTGCCGATGGCCGCCGTGGGCCTGCTCTACCGCTACGGCTACTTCACGCAGCGGCTCTCGGCCCAGGGGGCGCAGGAGGCCACCTACGAAGCGCAGAACTTCTACAAGCTGCCCATTTCGCCCGTGCGCGACGACACCGGCGGCTGGATGACGGTCACCATCGCCTTCCCGGGCCGCACGCTCTCGGCGCGCATCTGGAAATGCCAGGTGGGCCGCACGGACCTCTACCTGCTCGACGCCGACTTCGAGGCCAACCTCGAGGAGGACCGCCAGATCACCTACTACCTCTACGGCGGCGACTGGGAGAACCGCCTCAAGCAGGAGATCCTGCTGGGCATCGGCGGCATCCGCGCCCTGCGCAAGCTGGGCGTCCGGCACGACGTCTATCACTGCAACGAGGGACACGCCGCCTTCATCGGCATCGAGCGCATCCGCGAAATGATCAACCACCGCAGGCTCTCCTTCTCGGAGGCGCTGGAGGTCGTGCGCTCGTCGTCGCTCTTCACGACGCACACCCCCGTTCCGGCCGGACACGACGCCTTCCCCGAGCCGATGATCCGCCAGTACATGTCGCACTATCCCGACGTGCTGGGCATCACCTGGGAGCAGTATATCAACCTGGGCAAGACCAACCCCAACGACCCGAACGAGAAGTTCTCGATGTCGGTGCTGGCCTGCAACCTCTCGCAGGAGGTGAACGGCGTGTCGTGGCTCCACGGCGAGGTATCGAAGGACATTCTGGGCAATATGTGGCCCGGCTACTTCAAGAACGAGCTGCACATCGGCTACGTCACCAACGGCGTGCACTTCCCGACGTGGATCGCCACGTCGATGCGCCGCCTCTACGCCCGCTACTTCGCCGACGGATTCGAGGGACACACCTACGACATCCCCGCCTGGCAGAAGGTGAACGCCGTCCCCGACGCGGAGCTCTGGGGCGAGCGCATGAAACTCAAGGACAAGCTGATCCGCCATATCCGCAAACGGTACAGCGACCCCAGCCAGGTGCGGCTCGAATCGCCGGCCCAGATGCTCCGCATCATCGAGGGCATCAAGCCCGAGGTGCTGACCATCGGCTTCGCGCGCCGCTTCGCCACCTACAAGCGCGCCTACCTGCTGTTCACGAACCTCGACCGGCTGTCGGAGATCGTCAATAACAAGGAGCGCCCCGTGCAGTTCATCTTCGCGGGCAAGGCCCACCCCAACGACAAGCCCGGGCAGGACCTCATCAAGCGGATCGTCGAGGTGTCGGCCATGCCGCAGTTCGTCGGCAAGATCATCTTCCTGCAGAACTACGACATGGAGCTGGCCCGCCGCATGGTGCAGGGCGTGGACGTGTGGCTCAACACCCCCACCCGGCCGCTCGAAGCCTCCGGGACGTCGGGCGAAAAGTGCGTGATGAACGGCGTCATGCAGTTCTCCGTGCTCGACGGCTGGTGGGTCGAAGGCTACAAGGAGGGCGCCGGATGGATGCTCCCCATGGAGCGTACCTTCTCCGAGCAGCGCTATCAGGACGAGCTCGACGCCGAGATGATCTACAACACCATCGAGGAGCAGATCGCCCCGAAATACTACGCCCGCGACGCGCAGGGCACGCCGCACGAGTGGGTGGCCTCGATCAAGAAATGCGTGGCGGAGATCGCCTCGAACTTCACCACCAACCGCATGCTCACCGACTACGAAAACCGCTTCTACGACAAGCTCGCCGCCCGCAAGCGCGAGCTGTGCGCCGATACCTACCGCCTCGCTCGCGAGATCGCGGCGTGGAAACGCAAGGTCTCGGCCGCCTGGGACGAGGTGCGCGTGGTGGACGTCGAGCGGGTGATGATCGACAAGGAGGCCGTCTGCGTGGGCGAGAAGTACCACTTCGCCGTGACGGTGGACGTGGCCAACCTGCGGCCCGAGGACATCGGCGTGGAGATGGTCGTGGCGCAGCAGATCGTCGGAGGACAGTCGGTGAACGTCACGCGGACGATCCAGCTCGCGCGGACCCGCGTGGAGGGCCGGCAGGTGACCTATGCGCTCGACTACACGCCCGAGGAGACGGGCACGTACGACGTGGCGCTGCGCGTCTATCCCAGCAATCCGCACCTGCCGCACCGCATGGACTTCGCACTGGTGAAGTGGGCATGA
- the hemW gene encoding radical SAM family heme chaperone HemW, giving the protein MAGLYFHIPFCKRVCAYCDFYKSVELDRMEPLAEAMRRELEARRDYLGGEPVRTRYFGGGTPSLCPPETIGGLLARAAELFDCSAVEETTLEANPDDLTPAYLEALRRTGIDRLSIGIQSFDDACLKLMNRRHTAAQAAESVRRAREAGFGNLTIDLIFGVPGFGGDTLRRSLDTALALGPEHISAYHLTIEPATAFGRRAARGDFAPVEEEVSEAEFGLVHDTLTAAGYEHYEVSNFARPGFRARHNAAYWHGAKYLGIGPAAHSFDGRERHWNVASVTQYIGGAEPGSETLSERDRFNEYLLTRLRTAEGIGLAETEALFGAERTARIVREVRPWTETGAAEIRGGRLAVPPRRMLLSDAVIETLFET; this is encoded by the coding sequence ATGGCCGGTCTTTACTTCCATATTCCCTTCTGCAAGCGCGTCTGCGCCTACTGCGACTTTTACAAGAGCGTCGAACTGGACCGCATGGAGCCGCTCGCGGAGGCGATGCGCCGCGAACTCGAAGCGCGCCGCGACTATCTGGGCGGCGAACCTGTCCGCACGCGCTATTTCGGGGGCGGCACGCCGTCGCTCTGTCCGCCGGAGACGATCGGAGGGCTGCTGGCCCGTGCCGCGGAGCTGTTCGACTGCTCGGCCGTCGAGGAGACGACCCTCGAAGCCAACCCCGACGACCTCACGCCGGCATACCTGGAGGCGCTCCGCCGGACCGGCATCGACCGCCTCTCGATCGGCATACAGTCCTTCGACGACGCGTGTCTGAAGCTGATGAACCGCCGCCACACGGCGGCGCAGGCCGCCGAATCGGTGAGACGGGCCCGGGAAGCCGGGTTCGGGAACCTGACGATCGACCTGATCTTCGGCGTGCCGGGATTCGGCGGCGACACGCTGCGGCGGTCGCTCGACACGGCGCTGGCGCTCGGCCCCGAACACATTTCGGCATACCATTTGACGATCGAACCCGCGACGGCCTTCGGACGCCGCGCCGCGCGGGGCGACTTCGCGCCGGTGGAGGAGGAGGTCAGCGAAGCGGAGTTCGGCCTCGTGCACGATACGCTCACCGCCGCGGGATACGAACACTACGAGGTCTCGAATTTCGCCCGCCCGGGATTCCGCGCCCGCCACAACGCCGCATACTGGCACGGCGCGAAGTATCTGGGCATCGGCCCCGCCGCCCACTCGTTCGACGGGCGGGAACGTCACTGGAACGTCGCTTCCGTTACGCAATACATCGGGGGCGCCGAACCCGGAAGCGAAACCCTTTCCGAACGGGACCGCTTCAACGAATACCTCCTCACGCGGCTGCGCACCGCCGAAGGGATCGGCCTCGCCGAGACCGAAGCGCTGTTCGGGGCGGAACGGACCGCGCGGATCGTCCGGGAGGTCCGCCCGTGGACGGAGACGGGCGCGGCCGAGATCCGCGGGGGACGGCTGGCGGTTCCGCCCCGGCGCATGCTGCTGTCGGATGCGGTGATCGAAACGCTTTTCGAAACATAA
- the pckA gene encoding phosphoenolpyruvate carboxykinase (ATP) translates to MDKMDLKKYGITGVTEIVYNPSYDELFREETKKGLRGFEKGQLTDMGAVNVMTGVYTGRSPKDKFFVMDETTKDTIWWTSDEYKNDNKPVTKAAWKELKKIASKELSGKKLYVVDTFCGANENTRLKIRFIMEVAWQAHFVKNMFIRPTDAELENYGEPDFVVLNASKAKVKEYKKLGLNSETAVVFNLTEKMQVIINTWYGGEMKKGMFSYMNYLLPLKGIASMHCSANTNEKGETAIFFGLSGTGKTTLSTDPKRQLIGDDEHGWDDDGVFNFEGGCYAKVINLSKENEPDIWNAIRRNALLENVTVDKKGKIDFADKSVTENTRVSYPIFHIDNIVKPVSKAPAAKKVIFLSADAFGVLPPVSILTPEQTKYYFLSGFTAKLAGTERGITEPTPTFSACFGAAFLSLHPTKYGEELVKRMQQSGATAYLVNTGWNGTGKRISIKDTRGIIDAILDGSIDKAQTKTLPIFDFKIPTALPGVDPKILDPRDTYKSAKDWDVKAEDLAGRFVKNFTKFTGNEEGKKLVAAGPKLK, encoded by the coding sequence ATGGACAAGATGGATCTGAAAAAGTACGGGATCACGGGCGTGACCGAGATCGTGTACAATCCCTCGTACGACGAGCTGTTCCGTGAGGAGACCAAGAAAGGCCTGCGCGGCTTCGAGAAGGGTCAGTTGACCGACATGGGCGCCGTGAACGTGATGACGGGCGTCTATACCGGCCGTTCGCCCAAGGACAAGTTCTTCGTGATGGACGAGACCACCAAGGATACGATCTGGTGGACCTCCGACGAGTACAAGAACGACAACAAGCCCGTGACGAAGGCTGCGTGGAAGGAGCTGAAGAAGATCGCTTCGAAGGAGCTGTCGGGCAAGAAGCTCTACGTGGTGGACACCTTCTGCGGCGCCAACGAGAACACGCGTCTGAAGATCCGCTTCATCATGGAGGTGGCCTGGCAGGCTCACTTCGTGAAGAACATGTTCATCCGTCCGACGGACGCCGAACTGGAGAACTACGGCGAGCCCGACTTCGTGGTGCTCAACGCCTCGAAGGCCAAGGTGAAGGAGTACAAGAAGCTCGGCCTGAACTCGGAGACGGCCGTCGTGTTCAACCTCACCGAGAAGATGCAGGTGATCATCAACACGTGGTACGGCGGCGAGATGAAGAAGGGTATGTTCTCCTACATGAACTACCTGCTGCCGCTCAAGGGCATCGCTTCGATGCACTGCTCGGCCAACACGAACGAGAAGGGCGAGACGGCCATCTTCTTCGGTCTGTCGGGAACCGGCAAGACCACGCTTTCGACCGATCCGAAGCGTCAGCTCATCGGCGACGACGAGCACGGCTGGGACGACGACGGCGTATTCAACTTCGAGGGCGGCTGCTACGCCAAGGTCATCAACCTCTCGAAGGAGAATGAGCCGGACATCTGGAACGCCATCCGCCGCAACGCCCTGCTGGAGAACGTGACGGTGGACAAGAAGGGCAAGATCGACTTCGCCGACAAGTCGGTGACGGAGAACACCCGCGTGTCGTACCCGATCTTCCATATCGACAACATCGTGAAGCCCGTATCGAAGGCTCCGGCCGCCAAGAAGGTGATCTTCCTTTCGGCCGACGCATTCGGCGTGCTGCCTCCGGTTTCGATCCTGACTCCCGAGCAGACGAAGTACTACTTCCTCTCCGGTTTCACGGCCAAGCTGGCAGGTACGGAGCGCGGTATCACGGAGCCCACGCCGACCTTCTCGGCCTGCTTCGGCGCCGCCTTCCTGTCGCTGCACCCCACCAAGTACGGCGAGGAGCTCGTGAAGCGCATGCAGCAGTCGGGCGCTACGGCCTACCTCGTGAACACGGGTTGGAACGGCACGGGCAAGCGTATCTCGATCAAGGATACGCGCGGCATCATCGACGCTATCCTCGACGGCTCGATCGACAAGGCCCAGACCAAGACGCTGCCGATCTTCGACTTCAAGATCCCGACCGCTCTGCCGGGTGTGGATCCCAAGATCCTCGATCCGCGCGACACCTACAAGAGTGCCAAGGATTGGGACGTGAAGGCCGAGGACCTCGCAGGTCGCTTCGTCAAGAACTTCACGAAGTTCACCGGCAACGAGGAGGGCAAGAAGCTCGTGGCTGCCGGTCCGAAACTGAAATAA
- a CDS encoding alpha/beta hydrolase, whose amino-acid sequence MRSRLFVLFAFCFVPLCAAAQDFAGVWEGALSVNGGSVRLLFRVSASERGYEAVLDSPDQGVRGIPVDSVSVGGSEVVFGVAALQASYRGALLPGDMLVGVFRQGGMDFSLLLRRRDPAATARPQEPRPPYPYVSREVSFPSRAEGVTLRGTLTLPAGERPAAAVVLVTGSGQQNRDEEVFGHKPFLVIADFLTRRGIAVLRYDDRGFGVPEEERRRLLERAATADFALDALGAFDFLRAQVGSGSPQVGILGHSEGGTVAFLAAAEEPRVAFVVSMAGLAVRGDRASLRQNRRAMELQGFDAALTEACCSLLERIYAEVRERPQERLAAECGEVKARLAAAEPAVSLPLPVRERLLALLDEAASNAWVYRFLTFDPSEAIARAGGRPVLALNGSLDRQVDAAENLGAIRRLLASSERLTVREYGGLNHLFQPCTTGDVSEYETIGVTVAPEVLEELAAWIAAAGAEGARTGAARSDGR is encoded by the coding sequence ATGAGATCCCGACTGTTCGTTCTCTTCGCGTTTTGTTTCGTGCCGCTCTGCGCCGCGGCGCAGGATTTTGCCGGCGTGTGGGAGGGTGCGCTCTCCGTCAATGGCGGCAGCGTGCGGCTGCTGTTCCGCGTTTCCGCTTCGGAGCGGGGATATGAGGCCGTGCTGGACAGCCCCGATCAGGGTGTGCGGGGAATTCCCGTGGATTCGGTCTCCGTCGGCGGTTCGGAGGTCGTCTTCGGCGTTGCGGCGTTGCAGGCCTCCTACCGGGGCGCGCTGCTGCCCGGAGATATGCTCGTCGGGGTGTTCCGGCAGGGCGGGATGGATTTCTCGCTGCTGCTCAGACGCCGCGATCCGGCTGCGACCGCCCGGCCGCAGGAGCCGCGGCCGCCCTATCCCTATGTGAGCCGCGAGGTGTCGTTTCCGAGCCGGGCGGAGGGTGTGACGCTTCGTGGTACGCTGACGTTGCCCGCCGGGGAGCGTCCTGCGGCCGCCGTGGTGCTGGTGACCGGAAGCGGGCAGCAGAACCGCGACGAAGAGGTGTTCGGCCACAAGCCTTTCCTGGTGATCGCCGATTTCCTGACGCGCCGCGGGATCGCCGTGCTGCGTTACGACGACCGCGGCTTCGGTGTGCCGGAGGAGGAGCGGCGGCGTCTGCTGGAGCGTGCCGCGACGGCCGATTTCGCGCTCGACGCGCTGGGGGCCTTCGACTTCCTGCGTGCACAGGTAGGTTCCGGTTCGCCGCAGGTCGGGATTCTGGGCCATAGCGAAGGCGGGACGGTCGCCTTTCTGGCTGCTGCGGAGGAGCCGCGGGTGGCGTTCGTGGTGTCGATGGCGGGGCTGGCCGTCCGGGGCGACCGGGCGAGTCTCCGGCAGAACCGCCGGGCGATGGAGTTGCAGGGGTTCGATGCCGCCCTGACGGAGGCGTGCTGTTCGCTGCTGGAGCGGATTTATGCGGAGGTCCGGGAACGTCCGCAGGAGCGTCTGGCGGCGGAGTGCGGGGAGGTGAAGGCCCGTCTTGCGGCCGCGGAGCCGGCCGTGTCGCTGCCGCTGCCCGTCCGGGAGAGGCTGTTGGCGCTGCTCGACGAAGCCGCCTCGAATGCGTGGGTTTACCGTTTCCTGACCTTCGATCCGTCGGAGGCGATCGCTCGTGCGGGCGGCCGCCCCGTGCTGGCGCTCAACGGATCGCTCGACCGGCAGGTGGACGCCGCGGAGAATCTCGGGGCGATCCGCCGGCTGCTCGCCTCTTCGGAGCGGCTGACCGTCCGGGAGTACGGGGGACTGAACCATCTGTTCCAACCCTGCACGACGGGCGACGTCTCCGAATACGAGACGATCGGCGTGACCGTGGCCCCCGAAGTGCTCGAGGAGCTGGCGGCATGGATCGCGGCGGCGGGGGCGGAAGGCGCACGGACAGGAGCTGCCCGTTCCGACGGCCGGTGA